A stretch of DNA from Gammaproteobacteria bacterium:
CCCTACAGGCCACCGACCTCGACGGGAAGTTCGACTTCCAGGTCACCGTCAGCGGCGGCGGGATCTCCGGCCAGGCCGGGGCGGTGCGACACGGTATCACCCGCGCACTCATCGCCTACGACGAAGGTCTCAAGGGTGTCCTACGGCGCGCCGGTCTTGTGACCCGAGACGCCCGCCAGGTCGAACGCAAGAAGGTCGGGCTGCACAAGGCTCGGAAGCGGCCGCAGTACTCCAAGCGATAAGGCCTGCCGGGACGCCGCGTGCGCGCCTATCCCGGCCGCCGCCCGTGAGAAACTTGGGGGATCGTCTAGCGGTAGGACTACGGACTCTGACTCCGTCAACCCTGGTTCGAATCCAGGTCCCCCAGCCAAATCTCAGATTTCGCCGAATTGGCCGTCTTCCCCGCCTCACGGCGGCCGACGATCGCGGTGGTTTTCGCCAACAAATCAAACGGTTGCCGGAAGGTGGCGACCACTTCGCCGTGCTCCCAGGTGCAGTTCGATAGTACAAAGTTGAGCAGGCGGCGTTTTTGGCGCGGTTCCTGGCGCTCGAACAGGCGTTGGGCGTTCTGCGCGAGTTCGAGAATCTCGATGCCCTCGTCCATGTAGGACTGCTCGACGGACTCGTACCGCTCGATCTCGCCCAAGTAGCGGTTCTGCTCCGCGCGCCACTCGGCAGACATCTTGTCGAAGAAGGGGGTGTCCACACGCCCGTCGAGCTTGTCGAGATACATGGCGTTGATGCGGTCACCGAGCCGCTTGTGTTCGGCTTGGAGCCGCCGGATCGCCTCTTCGTGCTCGCGCCGTTCATCGGCATGGCTGGCGTGCAGCGCTTCGCGCACCCAGGCCAGCACCTCGTCGTCGAACTGGAGCCGGCCGAGCAGCGCGGTGAATTGGCTCTCTAGCACCTCCTCGCGCACATAGCGGCGGCGGCAGGTGACCGGGTTGCTTCTGACACTTATCGGGGTAGCCGGTGCAATGGTAATAGACGTAACGCTGCTTCTTGATCTCGCCGACGACGGAGCAGCCGCATTTGGCGCAGGCAATCAGGCCTGAGAAGGCGAAGTCGTGCGTCATGCGGTGGTGCTTCTTGGCGAAGCGGCCGTCCATCACGCCCTGCACCCGCTCCCACAATTCGACCGAGACGAGCGCCTCGTGCTTGCCCTGGATCAGCTTGCCGTTCCACTCGAACTGGCCGGTATAGAGCCGATTGCGCAGGATCGAATGCACCGTGCTCACCGGCACCTTGACGCCGCTCTTGCGGTAGACGAGGCCCGCATCCCGCGCCTTGCGCGCCGCTTCTTGGAGCGAATATTGGCCGGTCGCGTACCACTCGAACAGCTTCGACACGATCGGCGCGACATCGGGGTCGGTGGCGATGATCCTCTTTCCGTCCGGGCCGGCGACATTGCGATAGCCGAGCGGCGTCTTGGTCGGCCAGATGCCTT
This window harbors:
- the rpsI gene encoding 30S ribosomal protein S9; this translates as LQATDLDGKFDFQVTVSGGGISGQAGAVRHGITRALIAYDEGLKGVLRRAGLVTRDARQVERKKVGLHKARKRPQYSKR